From a region of the Aerosakkonema funiforme FACHB-1375 genome:
- the hemH gene encoding ferrochelatase, translating to MGRTGVLLLNLGGPDQLEDVRPFLFNLFSDPEIIRLPFPWLQKPLAWFISTMRAKKSQENYRQIGGGSPLRQITEAQAQALEAHLQQKGQPARVYIGMRYWHPFTEEAIARIKRDRIDRLVILPLYPQFSISTSGSSFRLMEKIWQEDPLLNRIDYTVIRSWYEQTGYLQAMADLIAQELDRFPNRDEVTVFFSAHGVPVSYVEEAGDPYQKEIEECSALIMQNLNRPNPHVLAYQSRVGPVEWLKPYTEDAIEQLGAEGVQDLVVVPISFVSEHIETLEEIDIEYRELAEEAGIHNFRRVPALNTHPVFIDALADLVINALNSPSVKLAEVTQMKKKVKMYPQERWEWGLTTSAEVWNGRVAMIALIALLLELISGQGPLHLVGLL from the coding sequence ATGGGGCGTACTGGGGTCTTATTACTCAACTTGGGCGGGCCAGATCAACTGGAAGATGTCCGTCCCTTTCTGTTTAACCTATTTTCCGACCCGGAAATCATTCGCCTGCCTTTTCCCTGGCTACAAAAACCTCTGGCTTGGTTTATCTCCACAATGCGAGCCAAGAAATCTCAAGAAAATTATCGCCAAATTGGTGGGGGTTCGCCCCTGCGTCAGATTACAGAAGCCCAGGCACAAGCTTTAGAAGCACATTTACAGCAAAAAGGACAACCGGCCAGAGTATACATTGGGATGCGTTACTGGCATCCTTTCACAGAGGAAGCAATTGCCAGGATCAAACGCGATCGGATCGATCGTCTGGTTATCCTGCCCCTTTATCCCCAATTTTCCATCAGCACCAGCGGTTCCAGCTTCCGCCTGATGGAAAAAATCTGGCAAGAAGACCCCTTGCTCAACCGCATTGACTACACCGTCATTCGTTCCTGGTATGAGCAAACCGGTTATTTGCAAGCAATGGCGGATCTAATTGCCCAGGAACTCGATCGCTTTCCCAATCGCGATGAAGTTACCGTCTTTTTTAGCGCCCACGGCGTCCCCGTCAGCTACGTAGAAGAAGCCGGCGACCCCTACCAAAAAGAAATTGAGGAATGCAGTGCTTTAATTATGCAAAACCTCAATAGACCGAACCCCCACGTCCTCGCTTATCAAAGTCGCGTCGGCCCGGTCGAGTGGCTCAAACCCTATACTGAAGATGCGATCGAACAACTCGGCGCTGAGGGAGTTCAAGATTTGGTAGTTGTGCCGATCAGTTTTGTCTCCGAGCATATCGAAACTCTCGAAGAAATCGATATCGAATACCGCGAACTAGCTGAGGAAGCTGGCATTCACAACTTCCGCCGCGTACCCGCCCTCAATACCCATCCCGTATTTATTGACGCCTTAGCAGATTTAGTCATCAATGCTCTCAACTCTCCCAGCGTGAAGCTTGCGGAAGTAACACAGATGAAGAAAAAAGTCAAGATGTACCCCCAAGAGCGTTGGGAGTGGGGACTGACTACTTCTGCGGAAGTTTGGAACGGTCGTGTGGCGATGATTGCTCTGATTGCCTTGCTGTTGGAGCTGATCAGCGGTCAGGGGCCACTGCACTTGGTCGGACTGCTGTAG